In the Malus domestica chromosome 16, GDT2T_hap1 genome, one interval contains:
- the LOC139193083 gene encoding U-box domain-containing protein 13-like, with amino-acid sequence MAQQQQQVEILLCKLTSVDLEDQGSAAVEIRLLAKVNADNYVVIAEAGAIPLLVRLLSTPDSRTQEHVVTALLNLSLCEDNKGSIISSGAVPGIVHVLKNGRIEARENAATTLFSLSIVHENKVMIGASGVIPPLVTFPFQLFS; translated from the coding sequence ATGGCTCAGCAACAACAGCAGGTCGAAATTCTCCTCTGCAAACTCACGTCAGTAGACCTCGAAGACCAAGGGTCTGCTGCGGTTGAAATCCGCCTTCTTGCCAAAGTTAATGCAGATAATTATGTAGTTATTGCTGAAGCTGGTGCAATACCCCTACTTGTACGCCTACTTTCAACCCCAGACTCCCGCACCCAAGAGCATGTTGTGACAGCACTCCTCAACCTTTCCTTATGTGAAGACAACAAAGGAAGTATCATATCCTCTGGAGCAGTTCCTGGTATTGTTCATGTTCTCAAGAATGGAAGGATAGAAGCACGGGAAAATGCAGCTACGACCCTTTTCAGCCTTTCTATTGTGCATGAAAATAAAGTTATGATTGGCGCTTCAGGAGTCATTCCGCCACTTGTTACATTCCCTTTTCAGCTTTTCTCATGA
- the LOC103441953 gene encoding pre-mRNA splicing factor SR-like 1 produces the protein MEVQTCGKSIDSLLEKVLCMNILSSDYFKELYRLKTYHEVIDEIYNQVDHVEPWMTGNCRGPSTAFCLLYKFFTMKLTVKQMHGLLKHEDSPYIRAVGFLYLRYAADPKTLWNWVEPYIKDDEEFSPGSNGRMTTMGVYVRDLLLGQYYFDTLFPRIPVPVMRQIVANLEKMKLPTKLSGITGEATRHGSDDTARRPPSVKAALSVSFGQRAPHRASTRDSSPVRRTLPPPPYDKASSDDQRTRRSQSREYSDREYSDRDRGRDRDRNRDRDSDRDRERYKEWERDRDRDRDRARDRVRDKERERERDRERSSDYDGRSKYGERESRRDPYESSRDGGRHSRRSRSRSRSRSRSQSRSLQAGTTLHSSPQRDVNKDRTSASSNLAKLRDLYGDVSDQKGDASMDRIPRGDNGGEEVIRLGGSRWK, from the exons ATGGAGGTACAGACATGTGGGAAATCCATTGACTCATTGCTCGAGAAGGTGCTTTGTATGAACATTCTATCTTCCGACTACTTCAAGGAGCTTTACCGGTTAAAGACGTACCATGAAGTCATTGATGAAATTTACAACCAAGTAGACCATGTCGAGCCGTGGATGACCGGGAATTGCCGTGGCCCGTCAACTGCCTTCTGTCTGCTGTACAAGTTCTTCACCATGAAGCTCACCGTTAAGCAAATGCACGGTCTTTTAAAGCACGAGGATTCGCCCTACATAAGAGCG GTGGGTTTCCTCTACTTGAGATATGCTGCAGACCCAAAGACTTTGTGGAATTGGGTTGAACCCTATATTAAAGATGATGAG gaattttctCCTGGTTCCAATGGACGGATGACAACTATGGGTGTATATGTGCGCGATTTGCTGCTTGGGCAG TACTATTTTGATACCCTTTTCCCCCGCATCCCTGTTCCTGTTATGCGGCAGATTGTAGCTAATCTTGAGAAGATGAAACTCCCCACCAAACTATCTGGTATTACTGGAGAGGCTACCCGCCATGGATCTGATGACACAGCTCGTCGCCCACCTTCTGTGAAAGCTGCTCTTTCAGTTTCCTTTGGTCAACGTGCTCCACATCGTGCTTCAACAAGGGACTCCTCACCTGTTCGTCGCACCTTACCGCCACCACCTTATGATAAAGCCAGTAGTGATGATCAAAGGACCCGTCGCAGTCAGAGCCGTGAATATTCTGACAGAGAATATTCAGACAGGGACAGGGGAAGGGACCGGGATCGCAATCGGGATAGGGACAGTGATCGGGATCGAGAAAGATACAAGGAATGGGAGCGGGAccgagacagagacagagacagagcaAGAGATAGAGTTAGGGATAAGGAAAGGGAGCGAGAGAGGGATAGAGAACGAAGTTCTGATTATGATGGAAGGTCCAaatatggagagagagagagtcgaaGGGATCCATATGAGAGTAGCCGTGATGGCGGTAGGCATTCTCGTAGGAGTAGGAGTCGGAGCCGCAGTAGAAGCAGGAGTCAAAGTCGGAGTTTGCAAGCGGGCACTACACTTCATTCGAGCCCACAGAGAGATGTAAACAAGGATAGAACATCTGCATCTAGCAACCTGGCAAAACTTAGGGATCTTTATGGGGATGTAAGTGACCAAAAAGGCGATGCCAGCATGGATAGGATTCCCAGGGGagataatggtggtgaagaGGTGATTAGACTTGGTGGTTCTCGTTGGAAATAG
- the LOC103441956 gene encoding ABC transporter I family member 17, translated as MSSPPPGQAHLSFADGDETVREHLLTVDVGEADGDVKFRIRNLAKKSDTTGAAILNGLTLDIPKGLIMGVIGPSGSGKSTLLRALNRLWEPPSGTVFLDGRDILDVDVLSLRRKVGMLFQLPVLFEGTVADNIRYGPQLKGKKVGDEDVHKLLTLVDLDSSFSTKTGSEMSVGQSQRVALARTLANSPEVLLLDEPTSALDPISTERIEGALEKLKQKQGMTIVMVSHSIKQIQRIADIVCLLVDGEIVEVLKPDQLSQAQHPMALRFLELSS; from the exons ATGTCTTCACCTCCACCGGGTCAGGCACACCTCTCCTTTGCTG ATGGGGATGAAACAGTTAGAGAGCACCTACTGACAGTGGACGTTGGAGAAGCTGATGGGGACGTGAAATTCCGGATACGAAATCTGGCCAAGAAATCAGACACCACCGGAGCCGCAATACTCAATGGGTTGACCTTGGACATACCAAAGGGCCTGATCATGGGGGTCATTGGCCCCAGCGGCAGCGGCAAGTCAACGCTGCTTCGAGCTCTCAACCGCCTCTGGGAACCGCCGTCTGGGACTGTCTTCTTGGACGGTCGTGATATTCTGGACGTCGACGTTCTCAGCCTCCGCCGCAAGGTCGGCATGCTCTTCCAGCTTCCCGTTCTCTTTGAAG GCACAGTTGCAGACAATATACGTTATGGCCCTCAATTAAAGGGGAAGAAGGTGGGTGACGAGGACGTTCACAAGTTGCTGACACTTGTAGACCTTGATTCATCTTTTTCCACCAAGACTGGTTCTGAAATGTCTGTGGGTCAGTCCCAAAGAGTTGCACTCGCTAGGACCCTCGCCAATTCCCCTGAG GTTTTGCTGCTGGATGAGCCAACGAGTGCATTGGATCCAATATCAACAGAGCGCATAGAAGGTGCTTTGGAGAAGCTGAAGCAGAAACAGGGGATGACCATTGTGATGGTCTCTCACAGCATCAAACAAATCCAGAGGATTGCTGATATTGTTTGCCTACTTGTGGATGGGGAAATTGTTGAAGTTCTCAAACCAGACCAACTATCTCAAGCCCAGCATCCCATGGCACTACGGTTTCTTGAGCTCAGCtcttaa
- the LOC103441957 gene encoding uncharacterized protein, with translation MEADTAVEVGLSLIKQLASCNKSSRDRALRVLLKTWLPAQLNLQDDHMKKLWKGLFYCLWHADKVPVQTQLIDRLSSLVFSLHLPLSLHYFSVFLLTMRREWPGIDVLRLDKFYLSIRRFMTSFFTLMRNNLWDLELVKRLMGVLEERAFFADDKCLGNGVNYHIASVFLEELRPFLPIKAEVLEVLLVGFIRVIAKVPDKVLLGKIKSNLFDVLLGAGKRLLEVKKSGEDLDSSDEFVVCGTIALKMGFASKFYESGSSPECCQGNRKVLFGLHEEFLMLEKELESSGVEISLPDVVYHDDEEVPDLVPLAGEEMDVSNSEPAEIVIANGSAGKRLKKCKKNEKDTGGADTKAEKKKKKKKKSKGENGSLDSDSEKNSTDRDNENVAANGEISDDQQVTDAVAFKLDDNVISNLQMQFEKIAAEAGLDDDVPSACDLPTVSEKGPISKKRKRTKKSVEEDAEGGTNAKSGEKSAKKVKFSMKNNLVWKPQAPLPPQDLRLPPSATPRGSALKKGVPPGPIWEMPTPTKKVKMVRVVAVKKARKSVKRVKKLKSRPT, from the coding sequence ATGGAGGCAGACACGGCGGTGGAAGTAGGCCTCTCCCTGATAAAGCAACTGGCCTCATGCAACAAAAGCAGCCGGGACAGAGCCCTCAGGGTCCTGCTCAAAACCTGGCTGCCGGCGCAACTCAACCTCCAAGACGACCACATGAAGAAGCTCTGGAAAGGCCTCTTCTACTGCCTGTGGCACGCCGACAAGGTCCCGGTCCAGACCCAGCTCATCGATCGTCTCTCCTCTCTGGTCTTCAGCCTCCACCTCCCGCTCTCCCTCCACTACTTCTCGGTGTTTTTGCTCACCATGCGCCGCGAGTGGCCCGGCATCGACGTCCTGAGGTTAGACAAGTTCTACTTATCGATTCGCAGATTTATGACTAGTTTCTTTACTTTGATGAGAAacaatttgtgggatttggagCTTGTGAAACGTTTGATGGGTGTGTTGGAGGAGAGGGCATTTTTTGCGGATGATAAGTGTTTGGGGAATGGGGTTAATTACCACATTGCCTCGGTTTTTCTCGAAGAGCTTAGGCCATTTCTTCCGATTAAGGCTGAAGTTCTTGAGGTTTTGTTAGTGGGTTTTATTCGGGTTATTGCCAAAGTTCCCGATAAGGTGTTGTTGGGGAAGATTAAGAGTAATTTGTTTGATGTGCTGCTTGGGGCGGGAAAGAGGCTGTTGGAGGTTAAGAAGTCGGGGGAGGACTTGGATTCGAGTGATGAGTTTGTTGTCTGCGGGACAATTGCGCTGAAAATGGGGTTTGCAAGCAAGTTTTATGAATCGGGGTCTTCACCTGAGTGCTGCCAGGGGAATAGGAAAGTGTTGTTTGGCTTGCACGAGGAGTTTTTGATGTTGGAGAAagagttggaatcttctggggTTGAGATTTCTCTTCCTGATGTTGTTTATCATGATGATGAGGAGGTGCCGGATTTGGTGCCTCTTGCTGGTGAGGAGATGGATGTAAGTAACTCGGAGCCTGCTGAGATTGTCATTGCCAATGGGTCTGCTGGAAAGCGTTTGAAGAAGTGCAAGAAGAATGAGAAGGACACTGGTGGTGCTGATACAAAggcagagaagaaaaagaagaagaaaaagaagagtaaGGGGGAGAATGGGAGTTTGGATTCAGACTCTGAAAAGAACTCTACGGATAGGGATAATGAGAATGTAGCTGCAAATGGTGAGATTTCAGATGATCAGCAGGTCACTGATGCCGTTGCTTTTAAACTTGATGATAATGTGATATCGAATTTGCAGATGCAGTTTGAGAAGATTGCTGCTGAAGCTGGCTTGGATGACGATGTTCCAAGTGCCTGTGATTTGCCTACAGTTTCAGAAAAGGGTCCTATCTCTaagaagagaaagagaacgAAGAAATCTGTTGAAGAAGATGCTGAGGGTGGCACTAATGCAAAGAGTGGGGAGAAGAGTGCAAAGAAGGTAAAGTTTTCCATGAAAAACAATTTGGTGTGGAAACCCCAAGCCCCTTTACCTCCGCAAGATTTAAGACTGCCTCCTTCGGCTACACCTAGAGGAAGTGCACTCAAGAAAGGAGTACCGCCAGGTCCGATTTGGGAAATGCCTACGCCTACTAAGAAGGTGAAAATGGTAAGAGTTGTTGCTGTCAAGAAGGCACGGAAGTCTGTCAAACGAGTAAAGAAGTTGAAATCTCGTCCTACTTAG